The genomic interval ATGGCTTCATTGAGGGTGGGCAGCCCCTGCTCGGAGAGCAGAATAATTCGGGCTTCGGAGGTGACCAGCGGGGCGTCGCCGTTGCGGCCCACGGGGCGGTACTGCCCGGTTTTGAGCAGCTCGGCCACGGGTTCGACCAGCTCGGCATCCAGTTCGTTGGGGTTGTTGAGCACCAGGGTGCCTGCCCCCAGCGCCCCCAGCAGGCCCAGCCTGCCGCCCGATCGCCCAAATAGGTCAGCCCCGCTGGCCTGGAGCTGGCCGCAGTCGACTTTGATGATGGGCTGCCGCCGCTGGATGGAGCCAAAGTGAATCAGGGCGGCCAGGTTGTCTTTTTCCAGCCCCGGCTCGCCAAAGATCAGCACCGATCGCCGATGGCTGGCGGCTTGGCGAATTTCGGCCCGCAGGCGATCGCCGTAGCGGCTGCGGCCAATGACTCCCCGCTTGGCCTTGGCCACCAGGTAGGGGCGCAGCACCCCCTGGCGCTCCTGCTCGCGGTCAAACTGAAAGGACAGCCGCTTGACCGCGTCCACCAGCTGCCGGGTAAAGGTCTGCAAAATGCCGGGGTATTGCTCGACCAGGGCCTGAAACTGGGCGCGATCGATAAACCACAGGGTGCTGTCCGTGAGGGTGCGGATGGTTTGGGCCACGGGCTGTTCCAGCAGCAGCGCCTCCAGGTTCAGCACCGCGCCGGGCAAAAAGCTGACGCCCCCCAGGTCCGCCTCGGTTTCGAGCTTGCCCTGCCAGAGAATGTACAGTCCCTCGGGGTCTCGTTCGGCCTCGACCACCGTATCCCCCGCCGCCAGGGTGAGGGGCTCTAAACGCTGGGCCAGGGGCGTCAGGGTGGTCGCAGGCAGCAAACTCAGGGGCGTGCGCTCCTGCAAAAAGATCACCCGGTCGGATACAGTCATGACATTCACCCACGATTCCCACGGTGTAGCCCCCATGATGATGGCAAATGACCTCTGGGTGCCTCTGGTATTACTCAGCTTAATCATTGCGGCGGCGATCGCCTTCAGCCGCGCCAAGTAGACCTGGGGCGTGTCATCAATTGTGGTCAAAATCCTTTGATAACAGCGGGGCTACGCCCACTCGGAATGAAAACTCAGAGGTTTTGAGAGCATTTATGAATTTCTTATGTTTTTGATTTAAAGTCTTGATGCTGAAAACAGTGGCATGCTGTTGCTGTTCTTTCTGCAGATCCATCGATCGGCTCAGGCGTTAAAAAACCTGTTCAAATCGTGAAAACTGTAGGACAAATATGTTCCCTGCATCGGCAGAATGCCCGCCTCGCCCACGCGAGTGTCAGGGTTTTTCTGTCGAAATAAAGGTTGCTTTGGTCGCTTTGGATAAGCAACGGCAGGACTCAGGATGAATTTACTTGGTTTATTTTCTGTGCTTTAGACATTGCTGAACTGGCTTGAACCAACCTTAAAGATTGTGGGCGTGATGGCCCTGCGGCTCGATGGATTGAAACTGGTTTCTATGGTCTTCTTTGACGTCCAAACATTCTGGTGATTGAGTATGTTTAAACGCCACGGTGCCCCTGCCCCCAGCGCTCTAGCCAACCCTAGGGCAACCCGCCGAGGCTGGCCCTTGCTGTGGATGACGGCCACCCCTCTGCTGGTAGTTACCACCCTCGGGCTTGGGCCGGATAAAATCCTTTGGGCCCAGCCCCCCAATCCCCTGGAGGGGGTCGAAATCCCCACCTCCCTGGAGCCCGGTAGCCAGCTGGTCATCGGCAGTTCGGAGGCCATGCGGCTGGTCAATGATGCCCTGCGATCGCGCTTTTCCAGCCTCTACGACGACGCCGAGGTGGAGGTCACCTACGACAGCGCTGACGACGCCATTCAGGCCTTACTCGCTGGCGACACCGACCTGGCCGCCGTGGGCCGTGCCCTCAGCGAGGCCGAAGTCAGCGCCGGGCTGCGTGAGGTGCCCGTCAGCCGCTCGAAAATAGCCATTCTAATCAGCCCTGAAAATCCCTTCGCCGGCAGTTTGACCATCGAGCAGTTTGCTCAGATCTTTCGCGGCGAAATCACCAACTGGTCCGAGGTCGGTGGCCAGGATGCTCCCATCGTGCTGGTCGACCATCCAGAGACCAGCGACACTCGCCAGGCCTTTCGCAACTATCCGGTGTTTGAAGCCGCCCCCTTTGAGGCCGTTCCCAATGCCGTGACGCTGAGCGAGCCCAGTGCCGAAGCGATTGCCTCCAGCCTCGACGCAAACGGCATTAGCTACCTGATCGCCGAGCAGGCCCTCAACAACCCGGCGGTCAGCATTGTGCCCATGCACGACACCCTGCCCGATGACCAGCGCTATCCCTTCTCCCAGCCGCTGTCCTACGTCTACAACGCCGAAACGGCGAGCCCGGCAGCCCTGGCCTTCTTGGGGTTTGCCGCTAATCCCGATAACGAAGAGTTGATTGAAGCCGCTCGGGCTGCCGCCGTCGCCCCCGCTGCTGAGCCCACAGCCGAGGCCGAGGCCGAGACCGAAGCTGTGCCAGGGGCAGGGGCCGCAGCGACGCCAGAGACCACACTCGACCAGGCCGATTCGGTGGCGGTGGCCCCCGCCCCCACCCGAGGGCTGCCCTGGTGGCCCTGGTTGCTGGCCCTGCCCCTGCTGGGCGGGCTGCTCTGGTGGCTGCTCAAAGACCGTGCCTCGGCCCCCCTGGCGGCTGGTCCCCTGGCAGCAGCCCCCCTGGCAACCGCCGCCGATCGCCGCATCATACTCACCCCCCGAAACTGCCGCGATGCCTACGCCTACTGGGAGCTGCCCGAGGCGGAGGTGGAGGCCCTGCGCCAGCAGAACTGCTCCCTGGCGCTGAAGCTCCACGATGTCACCGACATCGCCGACGTCGATCGCCAGTCTCCCCACAGCACCTACCAGTTTGACTGCGACACGGTAGCCGTAGGCGATCGCCACCTGCCCGTCGACGTCGACAACCGCGACTACCTGGTCGAGCTGGGTTACCTGGGCGGCGACAACACCTGGCACGCCCTGGCCCGCTCGGCCCACGTGCGGGTGCCTGCCTGCCCCAGCACCGTCACCCAGGCGGCACCGGGTTTGGGGACGGCGGCGGCGGCGGCGGCGGGCCTGGGGGCGGCAGCAGCAGGGGCGGCGGCGGCGCGTCCAGCCCAAACTGTTGCCCCAGCCAGAGTTATCCTCACCCCCCGCGACTGCAAAACGGCCTATGCCTACTGGGAACTGCCCCAGGGCATTGTAGATGAGCTGAAAACCGGTTCTCGTACCCTCAAGGCCCGACTCTACGACGTCACCGAGCTGCCGGGGAACGGCCACGGCCTCAACAGCCTGCAGGAATTTAGCGCTCCCCTGGCGACCCCTGGCGACCTGCACCTGCCTATCGCCATCGGCGATCGCGACTACCTGGTCGAAATCGGCTACGTCGATGGCAGCTACCAGTGGCAGGCCCTGGCCAAGTCTGAGCCGGTACGGGTACCCGCCTGTCCGAGTGCCGCCGCCGCCGCTGCTGGGGGCACATCCCTGGGCGCTGCTAGCGCTGCGGTGGGCCTGATCAATGGCAGCTCAGTCGCCGCCCCAGTTCCCGAGGCCCCGCTTCCGGGCGCTGCCATCGCCGCCGCTGGGGTGGGAGCCGCTACCCTGTGGAACCCTAACCTAGACCCGGGCGCGTCCTCTATGGCCGATGCGGAAGCCGGCCTCGCCGCTGGGGTAGGTCGCCGTACCGATATGGGGGTCGAGAGCAAGATTATTCTGGTGCCCCGCTCCGCCGATGCCGCCTACGCCTACTGGGAAACTGCCCCAGCCCACCGGGACGCCCTCCAGCAGGACGGAGGCCGCATGCTGGCCCTGCGTGTCCACGATGCGACCAACCTGGAGCTGGACTACCAGGCCGCCCACGCCACCCAGGAGTACATCCTGCAGCCCAACGACACCGATTGCCACGTGCCCATCCCCGTCCCCAATCGCGACTACGTGGCCGAACTGGGCTACCTCACCGACAGCGGCCAGTGGCTACAGCTGGTGCGATCGCTCCACGTGCGCGTCCCCGCCGCCTGACCCAAGTCTCACCAGCCCTGGGTTGCCCTTCTGCCCCAGGGCCAGCGCCCTTGACCTGTCATTTCAACTTACAGATTCCAACTTACAGAAAGGAAACCCTATGTCGCTCTTTTTTGACGTGCTCAGCTCGATCAACAACCCCAACCAGCAGGGCAGTATCGACCAGCTCAGCTCGATGCTCGGCTCAGTGCAAGATTTGGCCGGTAGCCAGGGCCTCAGCAGCGATCAGGTTGGTTCGCTGCTCAACGCCCTGGGCGGAGCCCTCCAACCCGCCCTCCAGCAGCAGGCTTCCGGCCTGGGGGCAGGCCAGCTCGACGGCATGCTCGGCAAGCTCGCCGGAGCGGGCGGGGCCGCCGCCCTGACCTCGGCCATTCCACCCCAGATGCAGCAGCAAATCATTCAGGCCGTCGCTCAAAAAAGCGGCATGAACCCCGGCATGATTCAAACCCTGCTGCCCAAGCTGCTGCCCGTGGTCATGGGTCTACTCGGCATGGGAGCCGCCAAGCCCGGTGCCCCCAGCGGGGGCAACCCGCTACTCGGAGCCTTTCTTAACCCAGAAACTGCCAACACCACCGACCTGGGCACGGTGATGAAGTTTGCCGGGCGCTTTTTGAACCCGCCCCAGTAGCTGGATGGATTTGCTTACAACCTCTCCGATGCGCTGCCCTTGGGTGGCGTTTTTTTTGGGTGGGATGGGTGGATGGGTGGGAGAGTGGGAGGGTGGATTTTCGGGTTTGAAATCACGCCACCTCCTCACCTCCTCACCTCCTCACCTCCTCACCTCCTCACCTCCTCACCTCCTCACCTCTTCACCTCTTCACCTCCTTACCTCTTCACCTCCTCGCCGCAGGGTCCAAAAGGTTGGGGCCTGCTCCCCGAAGGGGCCGGTTTTGACAATTTCAAAGCCGTGGCGCTGGTAGAAGCGCACCGCGCCCTCGGTGGAGGTTTCGACGTAGCAGGGCTGGCCGACGCGATCGCTGCCCTCCAGGCCCGGCTGCATCAGCTGGTGGCCGACGCCCTGGCGCTGGTAACGGGGGCTGACCGCCAGCAGCATCAGGTACCAGTGGGGCATGGGCATGGCCTGTTTGTGGTCGCGATCGAGGGCCAGGGCGGACTGCCAGCGGAGCAGGTACTGCCAGGGTAGGCGAAAGGGCAGCTCGTACAGCCCGAACCGCAACAGGTCGAGCAGATCCACCGTTTCGCCTGGGGGCAGCCAAATGCCCACGCCTTTGAGGGTCTGGTCATTGTCATCGTTCAGGCCATAGGTGTGGCCGCTGCCGCAGAGCAGCAGCATGCGAAACAGGTAGGTCATCACGTCCTGGCGATCGCTCACATCGGCGGGCACCAGGTAGTTGAACAGGGGGTCGTCGGCAAAGGCGGCACAGAGCAGATCGGTGGCGGCATCGAACTGGGTCGGTTGCAGAAGGGGCAGGGGGGATAGGGTTTCCATGGGGTTCACCAGAGCAGATCGTTGAAAAATTCCGTCAACTTGACACTGTCGATTTTGACCAGGGTGGCCATCCAGCGAATGGCGGCGCGATCGCGGGCCTGACCGCACTCCACCAGCAGTTGCCAACCCGCCACCGTCAGCACCAGCCAGGGGTAGACCCGGCGGCGACCGTAGCGGCACCAGACCATAAGGGATCTGAGGTTCACGGCTGGCCTCCCGGCGATTTCTCCAGGTAGGCGGTGAGCAGGTCGGCCAGCAGCTCAGCCTGCTGCCGGTACGACACCAGCTCCGGGTTGACCATGCGCTCCGAGATCAGGCCATCGACCAGGCAGAGTACGTGGGTGGCCAGCAGGGGGCTGTCGATCTGCAGGGCAGTCATGATTTCGTCGCGCGATCGCAGGCTCGCCCGCTGCACGGCCTCATTCACCCGCGATGGCCCCAGCCCCGCCTGCTGGTAAAAGTCCATCATCAACAGGGTTTGCTTGATGAAGTAGTCTTCGTTGGCTTCCAGGAAATCTCCCAGGGCCAGAATGCGCTCCCGCAGGCTGTGCAACCCGGCGATCTCGGCACTGGCGCGCAGCAAATCCTGGGTAGTTATCTCTTCGATCAGCTGCATAAACAAATCCTCCTTGCTGGGGAAGTAGTAGTACAGCGTGCCGGTGGAAACGTTCAGCGCCCTGGCAATCTGCCGGGTGGTGAGGCTGGCGTAACCATGCTCGGCAAACAGGTCAAAGCATTGGTTTAACAGCTCTTTGCGGTACTGGTCGTGGTCGACAACCTTGGGCATTTATTTTTAACTGAGCGCTCGTTATTTTTAAGAATAGCACGAGTTTTTAATATGGCAAGCCCTTGGTCTGCGTTAGCTTAGGGTAACGCTGTCCCCTCCAGCGGAGGGGTGCCCGCAGGGCGGGGTGGGTCAGATCTGGGGCAAAATGCGAGCCTCTTGATGGGGCCGTTGCCTGGCTGGCAAAGATTGACCCACCCCTACCCCTCCGAGGAGGGGATGGCGAATCTGCTTGTGCAGAAGCTCCTAGACCTGGGCACCCAGTTCTTGCAGGGCGGCGATCGCAAACTCGTCCAGCCCCTGGGCCTGGGTTAGGGCCATGCCCTCATAGAGGCGGGGGTTGCGTACCACCTGCAGGCACTCGCCCGTCTCAATGTTCCACAGGCGGATGGTCTCATCGTGGCTACCGCTGGCCAATACCGCAGGGGTGTTCTGACCGTGGGGGTCGCTGGGCAAAAACGTCAGCGACGACACGGAGCTGGTATGGCCGGTTAACAGGTGCAGGCAATCCCCCTGGCGGTTCCAGACCCGGAGGGTGCAGTCCTGACTGGCGGTCACCAGAAATTCTCCCGTGGGGTCAAAGGCCACCGCCTTGACCTGGCTGGTGTGACCGGTGAGGGTGTGCAGGCATTCCCCCGTGGTGGGGTCCCAGAGCTTGGCGCTGTAATCTTCGCTGCCCGAGGCGATCAGGCTGTCGTCGGGCGATAGGGCGACCGCCCAGACCCGCTCCCCGTGGCCGGTGAGGGTGCGCAGGCAGTCACCCGTGTGAATGTCCCAGATTTTGATGGTTTCGTCATTGCTGGCGGTGACCAGCCAGGGCTGGTGGGTGGCCAGCACGCAGTCCCACACCCAGCTGCGGTGCCCCTCGAAGGTGCGCAGGCACTCCCCGGTGGCCACATCCCACAGCTTGGCCAGGGCATCGACGCCGCTGCTGGCCAGGGTGAGGCCGTCGGCACTAAAGGCCAGCCCATAGACATTGGCGTTGTGGCCGGTGAGGGTGCGCAGGCAGTGGCCCCGGGTGACATCCCACAGTTTGACGGTGCCGTCGCCGCTGGCGGTGGCCAGCAGTTGGCGATCGGGGCTGGTGGCCACCCCCCAGACCCAGCTAGTGTGGCCCTCCAGCACCTTCAGGCAGGTGCCGGTGGCAATATCCCACAGACGGGCCACGTTGTCATCGCCGCCGCTGGCCAACAGCCCTGGGCCAAGGGCCACCACCCCATAGATCTGACTGGAGGCTCCCTGGATGGTTTTGGTGCACCGTTTGGTATCCACCTGCCAGAACTTGACCGCTTTGTCGTTGCCCACGCTGACCAACTGAGAGCCGTCGGGGGCACAGGCCACGCCCCAGACCTCGGCCCGGTGGGCCACGGTGGTGTGCACACAGGTGCCCTGGTCAATATCCCAATACTTGAGAGTTTGGTCAAAGCTGGCGCTAACCAGCAGATTCGTGCCCGGAACAAACACCGAGGCGCTGACGATGTGGGTGTGGCCGCTCAACACCCGACGACAGGTGCCGGTGGCCACCTCCCACAGGCGAATGGTGCCATCCATACTGCTGGTGGCCAGCAGCTGCCCGTCAGGGCTAAAGGCCAGGTTCCATACCAGGTT from Leptolyngbya sp. KIOST-1 carries:
- a CDS encoding GNAT family N-acetyltransferase → METLSPLPLLQPTQFDAATDLLCAAFADDPLFNYLVPADVSDRQDVMTYLFRMLLLCGSGHTYGLNDDNDQTLKGVGIWLPPGETVDLLDLLRFGLYELPFRLPWQYLLRWQSALALDRDHKQAMPMPHWYLMLLAVSPRYQRQGVGHQLMQPGLEGSDRVGQPCYVETSTEGAVRFYQRHGFEIVKTGPFGEQAPTFWTLRRGGEEVRR
- a CDS encoding DUF4912 domain-containing protein, with product MFKRHGAPAPSALANPRATRRGWPLLWMTATPLLVVTTLGLGPDKILWAQPPNPLEGVEIPTSLEPGSQLVIGSSEAMRLVNDALRSRFSSLYDDAEVEVTYDSADDAIQALLAGDTDLAAVGRALSEAEVSAGLREVPVSRSKIAILISPENPFAGSLTIEQFAQIFRGEITNWSEVGGQDAPIVLVDHPETSDTRQAFRNYPVFEAAPFEAVPNAVTLSEPSAEAIASSLDANGISYLIAEQALNNPAVSIVPMHDTLPDDQRYPFSQPLSYVYNAETASPAALAFLGFAANPDNEELIEAARAAAVAPAAEPTAEAEAETEAVPGAGAAATPETTLDQADSVAVAPAPTRGLPWWPWLLALPLLGGLLWWLLKDRASAPLAAGPLAAAPLATAADRRIILTPRNCRDAYAYWELPEAEVEALRQQNCSLALKLHDVTDIADVDRQSPHSTYQFDCDTVAVGDRHLPVDVDNRDYLVELGYLGGDNTWHALARSAHVRVPACPSTVTQAAPGLGTAAAAAAGLGAAAAGAAAARPAQTVAPARVILTPRDCKTAYAYWELPQGIVDELKTGSRTLKARLYDVTELPGNGHGLNSLQEFSAPLATPGDLHLPIAIGDRDYLVEIGYVDGSYQWQALAKSEPVRVPACPSAAAAAAGGTSLGAASAAVGLINGSSVAAPVPEAPLPGAAIAAAGVGAATLWNPNLDPGASSMADAEAGLAAGVGRRTDMGVESKIILVPRSADAAYAYWETAPAHRDALQQDGGRMLALRVHDATNLELDYQAAHATQEYILQPNDTDCHVPIPVPNRDYVAELGYLTDSGQWLQLVRSLHVRVPAA
- a CDS encoding TetR/AcrR family transcriptional regulator → MPKVVDHDQYRKELLNQCFDLFAEHGYASLTTRQIARALNVSTGTLYYYFPSKEDLFMQLIEEITTQDLLRASAEIAGLHSLRERILALGDFLEANEDYFIKQTLLMMDFYQQAGLGPSRVNEAVQRASLRSRDEIMTALQIDSPLLATHVLCLVDGLISERMVNPELVSYRQQAELLADLLTAYLEKSPGGQP
- a CDS encoding DUF937 domain-containing protein is translated as MSLFFDVLSSINNPNQQGSIDQLSSMLGSVQDLAGSQGLSSDQVGSLLNALGGALQPALQQQASGLGAGQLDGMLGKLAGAGGAAALTSAIPPQMQQQIIQAVAQKSGMNPGMIQTLLPKLLPVVMGLLGMGAAKPGAPSGGNPLLGAFLNPETANTTDLGTVMKFAGRFLNPPQ